A single genomic interval of Helianthus annuus cultivar XRQ/B chromosome 13, HanXRQr2.0-SUNRISE, whole genome shotgun sequence harbors:
- the LOC110897321 gene encoding uncharacterized protein LOC110897321, which yields MSRDRNWMYMKRTTSEGLFDPTFQHHVNFFLDYAYANAPNIQRELIDGVDVSKIRCPCGKCQIPRFKKRFEVVGDLFKKGFMDNYKAQVMRTRMVDLEARVQEERNLLVSRLEEERDLLATRLDDERKAREELQKQLQEFMKNWRSPSN from the exons ATGTCGCGTGATAGAAACTGGATGTACATGAAGAGAACCACTAGTGAGGGTCTCTTCGATCCGACATTCCAACATCATGTCAACTTTTTCTTGGATTATGCATATGCTAACGCACCTAACATTCAAAGAGAACTAATAGATGGGGTCGATGTTTCTAAAATAAGATGTCCATGTGGCAAATGCCAAATTCCTCGTTTCAAGAAGAGATTTGAGGTTGTTGGTGATCTTTTCAAAAAGGGATTCATGGATAACTATAAG GCTCAAGTTATGCGAACCCGAATGGTTGATCTTGAAGCTCGGGTTCAAGAAGAAAGGAATCTACTTGTATCTCGTCTTGAAGAAGAAAGGGATCTACTTGCAACTCGTCTTGACGATGAAAGGAAAGCAAGGGAAGAACTTCaaaaacaacttcaagagtttATGAAGAATTGGCGTTCTCCCTCTAATTAG